In Uranotaenia lowii strain MFRU-FL chromosome 2, ASM2978415v1, whole genome shotgun sequence, one genomic interval encodes:
- the LOC129745491 gene encoding membrane-bound transcription factor site-1 protease isoform X1: MKLPAVGYKLFAKCFLILVLLLISDCTNLTNSLSNNSSIASSKNRFPNQNVSGLNSQDGKNVVSANSSDPICCGNAEQIRNSTKSTPECPPGHRMVVEFSANVVQNEYIVQFNGYHRRATRENFIQTALNRSKIKQWRILDRANPMSDYPSDFDVLTLKDDPSSAADGINLLRSHPAIKSISPQRMVQRALKYVPMESSAASAANEEKEEEENYDTGQPEADDEEVAEFKEKFKNFKRKLSTDVNELNDSRSNVDHSMPQQTVASAGSVNRHSNRRLLRAIPRQITSLLKADVLWGMGVTGMGVKVAVFDTGLSKNHPHFKSVKERTNWTNEKTLDDGVSHGTFVAGIIASSKECLGFAPDSELHIFRVFTNNQVSYTSWFLDAFNYAILKKINVLNLSIGGPDFLDQPFVDKVLELSANKVIMVSAIGNDGPLYGTLNNPGDQMDVIGVGGMDYNDNIAKFSSRGMTTWELPSGYGRMKPDIVTYGSQVKGSNLNGGCKSLSGTSVASPVVAGAVTLLASGVINKLDHVNPASMKQALIEGAQRLQENNMFEQGHGKLNILKSMKILSTYKPKVTLSPPYLDFTEDYMWPYTTQSLFYTSAPSIANVTILNGMGVIGKIINKPTWHPYTNENGQMLNISISFSDQLWPWSGWMAIHIGVNELGRSFEGIAQGHITLTVQSPAGPGENEPRNGTVSFPIKVKIIPQPPRHKRILWDQYHSLRYPPGYLPRDNLKIKSDPLDWRADHIHTNFKDMYTHLRNAGYYVEVLGGPYTCFNSSYYGTLLIVDPEEEYFHEEIIKLKNDILERDLSVIVFADWYNTTVMRKIKFYDENTRQWWMPDTGGANIPALNELLRDFDIVLGDKVSEGFFDMRDHRMYYASGCNIIKFPTGNHTILVERDLFDQGLDILAPDEKRQKIRSKTAILGLLQTDHTYSRVQPATPNPDPNNNMNWELDSDRSEEQQIDKDSIINKRILLGAKSFPEDDDVPNEGGEQKHDFESNALSNPELDAVKNLEDEDQDDIKQIQHPDEISQLLQEKKYNLTGEKLFMVEVPQSLLKLNEVDPSKVQQKQNESLPGSKNGRKMGGRIAVYGDSNCLDSTHLDKPCFWLLDSLLEYTMTSHITNLLKDLNSSRNNELLSDTKPPTRLANNNLHLYSKVLGPGNEKRELPRCQRLLWEPPVSLNMSSPNGYGLSERILLQQQQDLLLQQQQAGAGGPFGNEIDNSVNLFRKLESQKATVISANDEPDVPGWRNKKTDKIPPNAPNSFINPSVPRPSVASIGVKVPVVDSRYSTGKISNHPQQNVQRGDADQSELFRDSDLVLSQSHDSDTSFLLSSNWFLTVFSVLLLLLLLNWIRKTKGLTIKRRFNYVFKKIGF, translated from the exons ATGAAACTTCCAGCTGTGGGCTACAAATTATTCGCTAAATGTTTCCTTATCTTGGTCTTGTTGCTGATCAGTGATTGTACAAATCTAACAAATAGCTTAAGTAATAATAGTTCCATTGCAAGCAGCAAAAATAGATTCCCAAATCAGAATGTTAGTGGTTTGAATAGTCAGGACGGTAAAAATGTCGTAAGCGCTAATAGTAGCGATCCCATCTGCTGTGGCAATGCGGAACAAATCCGGAATTCAACTAAATCCACCCCAGAATGCCCTCCAGGGCATCGGATGGTGGTCGAATTTTCTGCCAATGTGGTACAAAACGAGTACATTGTCCAATTCAATGGGTACCATCGCAGGGCCACGCGGGAGAATTTCATTCAAACCGCGCTCAATAGATCCAAg ATCAAGCAGTGGCGCATCTTGGATCGGGCGAATCCGATGAGCGACTATCCCAGCGATTTCGATGTCCTCACGTTAAAAGATGATCCTTCAAGTGCCGCAGACGGTATCAATTTGCTCCGTTCACATCCGGCTATAAAGTCAATCTCGCCACAGCGAATGGTTCAACGGGCATTGAAATATGTTCCAATGGAGTCATCGGCAGCATCGGCAGccaatgaagaaaaagaagaggaAGAGAATTATGACACTGGGCAACCGGAAGCAGACGACGAAGAGGTGGCAGAGTttaaagaaaagtttaaaaatttcaagaggAAACTTTCAACAGATGTCAACGAGTTGAATGACAGTCGATCGAACGTAGATCATTCAATGCCACAACAAACGGTTGCATCGGCAGGTTCAGTAAATCGCCATTCGAACCGAAGGTTGCTGAGAGCGATTCCTCGTCAGATAACTTCCTTACTAAAAGCCGATGTTCTCTGGGGTATGGGTGTTACGGGAATGGGAGTTAAGGTAGCGGTTTTTGATACTGGGCTCTCGAAGAATCACCCCCATTTTAAGTCAGTAAAAGAACGAACCAACTGGACCAACGAAAAGACTTTGGACGATGGAGTAAGTCACGGAACGTTTGTGGCAGGAATCATAGCTTCGTCGAAAGAGTGTCTTGGATTTGCACCTGACTCGGAATTGCACATTTTTCGGGTATTCACAAACAATCAGGTTTCCTACACTTCTTGGTTTTTGGATGCGTTCAATTACgctattctgaaaaaaataaatgtactAAATTTAAGCATTGGTGGGCCGGATTTCTTAGATCAGCCATTTGTGGATAAGGTGTTGGAGCTTTCCGCTAATAAGGTGATAATGGTATCGGCAATTGGGAATGATGGTCCTCTGTATGGAACTTTGAACAATCCCGGTGATCAAATGGACGTGATTGGCGTAGGAGGAATGGATTACAACGATAACATTGCAAAGTTTAGTTCACGAGGAATGACCACCTGGGAGCTACCCAGTGGGTACGGTCGTATGAAACCCGATATTGTGACCTATGGAAGTCAAGTGAAGGGAAGCAATTTAAATGGAGGATGTAAATCGTTGTCTGGAACATCCGTCGCATCTCCAGTAGTGGCAGGAGCTGTTACTCTTTTAGCCAGTGGAGTAATCAACAAGTTGGACCACGTGAACCCTGCATCGATGAAACAAGCACTGATTGAAGGAGCCCAGCGATTACAGGAGAATAATATGTTCGAGCAAGGACATGGCAAgcttaatattttgaaaagtatgaaaatccTTTCAACATACAAACCAAAGGTTACCTTATCGCCACCCTATCTGGACTTTACAGAGGACTACATGTGGCCTTATACCACGCAAAGTTTATTTTACACGAGCGCTCCTTCGATAGCAAACGTGACCATTCTAAATGGGATGGGGGTGATAgggaaaataattaataaaccAACATGGCATCCGTACACCAATGAAAATGGACAAATGCTGAACATTTCGATTTCCTTTTCCGATCAATTATGGCCTTGGTCCGGCTGGATGGCAATTCATATTGGAGTTAATGAACTCGGACGCTCTTTCGAAGGCATAGCACAAGGTCACATCACGCTAACCGTTCAAAGTCCAGCTGGTCCCGGAGAAAATGAACCCAGAAATGGAACGGTCAGTTTTCCCATAAAGGTCAAGATAATTCCACAACCCCCAAGACACAAGCGTATTCTATGGGATCAGTATCATAGTCTTCGGTATCCCCCAGGGTACTTGCCCAGAgataatcttaaaattaaatctGATCCCTTGGATTGGCGAGCTGATCACATACACACTAACTTCAAAGACATGTACACTCATCTCAGAAATGCAGGTTATTACGTTGAGGTTCTCGGGGGTCCTTATACCTGCTTTAATTCGAGCTATTATGGGACGCTCTTAATTGTTGATCCCGAGGAAGAATATTTTCACGAAGAAATAATAAAGTTGAAGAATGATATCTTAGAACGAGACCTTAGTGTGATTGTCTTTGCGGATTGGTACAATACCACCgtcatgagaaaaataaaattttacgatGAAAATACTCGCCAATGGTGGATGCCAGACACCGGAGGGGCCAACATTCCAGCATTAAACGAGCTGCTCAGAGACTTCGATATAGTCTTGGGGGACAAAGTTTCCGAAGGATTTTTCGATATGCGTGATCATCGCATGTACTACGCTTCTGGATGCAATATTATTAAATTTCCCACCGGTAATCACACGATCTTGGTCGAGAGAGATCTTTTCGATCAGGGCTTAGACATTTTGGCACCTgacgaaaaacgacaaaaaattcgATCCAAAACAGCCATTCTTGGACTGCTTCAAACAGATCACACATACTCCCGAGTGCAACCTGCAACTCCTAACCCGGACCCAAACAACAATATGAACTGGGAACTTGATTCTGATCGAAGTGAAGAACAACAAATTGACAAAGATTCCATAATCAACAAACGGATTTTGCTAGGCGCCAAATCGTTCCCAGAAGACGATGATGTACCTAATGAAGGAGGAGAACAGAAACACGATTTTGAAAGCAACGCACTTAGTAACCCGGAATTGGATGCCGTAAAAAATCTCGAGGACGAGGATCAAGATGATATAAAACAAATCCAGCATCCAGACGAAATAAGTCAGTTGTTGCAAGAGAAAAAGTATAATTTGACTggtgaaaaactttttatggtTGAAGTCCCACAATCGCTGCTGAAACTTAATGAGGTTGACCCTTCAAAGGTCCAACAAAAGCAGAACGAAAGTTTGCCTGGCTCAAAAAATGGACGCAAAATGGGAGGTCGTATTGCTGTTTATGGTGACTCAAACTGTCTCGATTCGACGCATTTGGATAAGCCATGCTTTTGGCTTTTGGACTCGTTGCTGGAGTACACCATGACGTCACATATCACCAATTTGCTCAAGGACCTCAACAGCAGCCGAAACAACGAACTTCTTTCTG ACACAAAACCGCCAACCCGGTTAGCCAACAACAATCTACACCTTTATTCGAAGGTGCTGGGACCGGGCAACGAAAAACGAGAACTACCACGATGCCAGCGATTGTTGTGGGAACCGCCGGTATCGTTAAATATGTCTTCTCCGAATGGATACGGACTGAGCGAACGAATTTTGCTACAACAGCAGCAGGATCTTCTGCTGCAGCAACAACAAGCCGGAGCCGGAGGACCGTTCGGTAACGAAATCGACAATAGTGTTAACCTGTTTCGCAAACTAGAAAGTCAAAAAG CTACCGTAATCAGTGCCAACGACGAACCCGACGTACCAGGTTGGCGCAACAAGAAGACAGATAAAATCCCACCAAATGCTCCTAACAGTTTTATAAACCCCTCAGTTCCTCGGCCATCGGTCGCTTCGATAGGGGTGAAAGTCCCCGTTGTGGATTCTCGATACTCTACCGGAAAAATTTCCAACCACCCACAACAGAATGTACAAAGGGGCGATGCAGACCAGAGTGAACTCTTCAGAGATTCCGATTTGGTTCTGAGCCAAAGCCATGACAGCGATACCAGTTTTCTACTCAGCTCGAACTGGTTCCTGACCGTATTTTCGGTATTGCTCCTGTTGCTTTTGCTCAACTGGATCCGGAAAACAAAAGGCCTTACTATCAAACGACGGTTCAATTACGTATTCAAAAAGATTGGTTTCTAA
- the LOC129745492 gene encoding sodium channel protein Nach-like, which yields MTKVNGMYYMRRNVTSGFARLIWVTILTTLFSLGVALVFLLWRRYVDSPTRMTVASEMKILQVPFPGITLCHPQSVVDYKAEKFVDKLKFPIGATRASILENLPSLGYFNEHQWTFPRIQNVKMIDALLTLNNITIEAAIDELGMICEDFIVVCYWAGKKFPCTQKHPFLSWIGSTSHYGACCSYNYHPNVQESLAPFAVNTYGIHGGLSIIGTGFPQASDGKSGALYSEGFMLMIHHPYDFAVESAPLTLLRLGTETFVSVTPTDSRCSAQVLGLPQEQRPCITGKDFPKPIKNYRQPACTLECLRNHVHRKCGCHPFHLPIQSQIPDSEKPIRSCTITDTLCLIDNYYMFKRLECKCLPACSDVTYKTSTVVTDFAAHKFSMNKFYSETNLTNFEFIFHVYLSNQVVEANRRIVVMSWISLLANLGGAFSLCLGMSILSLFEVVFYIFFRIHKIYKNLVHQEKENQIKIVAPFSRLQIFPPHN from the exons atgacaaaagtgaacgGAATGTACTACATGCGTCGGAATGTGACATCCGGCTTTGCCCGGCTAATTTGGGTTACGATACTGACCACGCTGTTCTCGCTCGGGGTGGCCCTAGTCTTTCTTCTGTGGCGGCGCTACGTGGATTCGCCAACCCGCATGACCGTCGCCTCGGAGATGAAGATCCTGCAGGTTCCGTTTCCGGGAATCACTCTCTGTCACCCGCAGAGCGTGGTGGATTACAAGGCGGAGAAATTTGTGGATAAGTT aAAGTTTCCAATCGGTGCAACACGTGCCAGTATTCTGGAAAATTTACCTTCGTTAGGGTACTTTAACGAACATCAGTGGACATTTCCACgcattcaaaatgtcaaaatgatcGACGCTTTGCTTACTTTGAACAATATCACAATCGAAGCTGCAATCGACGAGCTAGGAATGATATGTGAAGATTTCATCGTCGTTTGTTACTGGGCCGGAAAAAAGTTTCCTTGCACCCAGAAGCATCCATTTCTCAGCTGGATCGGTTCCACAAGTCACTATGGAGCATGCTGTTCCTATAACTATCATCCAAACGTTCAGGAATCGTTGGCTCCATTCGCTGTCAACACCTATGGCATTCATGGTGGATTGAGCATCATAGGAACGGGCTTCCCTCAGGCCTCCGATGGGAAATCCGGTGCACTTTACTCAGAGGGATTTATG CTGATGATCCATCACCCGTACGATTTCGCCGTTGAGTCTGCCCCGCTCACACTGCTAAGGTTGGGAACGGAGACCTTCGTCAGTGTGACCCCTACCGATTCACGATGCTCGGCACAGGTTTTGGGACTGCCGCAGGAGCAGAGGCCTTGTATCACGGGAAAAGATTTTCCGAAGCCAATTAAAAACTACCGACAACCGGCATGCACTTTGGAGTGTCTGCGGAATCACGTGCATCGAAAGTGCGGTTGTCATCCCTTCCACCTGCCGATTCAATCGCAGATTCCGGACTCGGAGAAGCCTATTCGCAGTTGTACCATAACTGATACACTCTGCTTGATTGATAACTATT ATATGTTTAAACGATTGGAATGTAAGTGCCTGCCAGCCTGCAGCGACGTCACCTATAAAACATCAACGGTTGTCACGGACTTTGCAGcacataaattttcgatgaacAAATTCTA CTCGGAAACAAATCTAACCAATTTTGAGTTTATATTCCACGTTTACTTGAGCAATCAGGTCGTCGAAGCAAACCGTCGAATCGTGGTTATGTCTTGGATATCCCTTCttg ctAATTTGGGGGGAGCATTCAGCTTGTGCTTGGGCATGAGCATCCTTTCGTTGTTCGAagtggttttctacattttctttcgtattcataaaatttataagaatctTGTGCATCAGGAaaaggaaaatcaaatcaaaatagtAGCCCCATTTTCAAGATTACAGATTTTTCCTCCCCATAATTAG
- the LOC129745491 gene encoding membrane-bound transcription factor site-1 protease isoform X2, whose amino-acid sequence MKLPAVGYKLFAKCFLILVLLLISDCTNLTNSLSNNSSIASSKNRFPNQNVSGLNSQDGKNVVSANSSDPICCGNAEQIRNSTKSTPECPPGHRMVVEFSANVVQNEYIVQFNGYHRRATRENFIQTALNRSKIKQWRILDRANPMSDYPSDFDVLTLKDDPSSAADGINLLRSHPAIKSISPQRMVQRALKYVPMESSAASAANEEKEEEENYDTGQPEADDEEVAEFKEKFKNFKRKLSTDVNELNDSRSNVDHSMPQQTVASAGSVNRHSNRRLLRAIPRQITSLLKADVLWGMGVTGMGVKVAVFDTGLSKNHPHFKSVKERTNWTNEKTLDDGVSHGTFVAGIIASSKECLGFAPDSELHIFRVFTNNQVSYTSWFLDAFNYAILKKINVLNLSIGGPDFLDQPFVDKVLELSANKVIMVSAIGNDGPLYGTLNNPGDQMDVIGVGGMDYNDNIAKFSSRGMTTWELPSGYGRMKPDIVTYGSQVKGSNLNGGCKSLSGTSVASPVVAGAVTLLASGVINKLDHVNPASMKQALIEGAQRLQENNMFEQGHGKLNILKSMKILSTYKPKVTLSPPYLDFTEDYMWPYTTQSLFYTSAPSIANVTILNGMGVIGKIINKPTWHPYTNENGQMLNISISFSDQLWPWSGWMAIHIGVNELGRSFEGIAQGHITLTVQSPAGPGENEPRNGTVSFPIKVKIIPQPPRHKRILWDQYHSLRYPPGYLPRDNLKIKSDPLDWRADHIHTNFKDMYTHLRNAGYYVEVLGGPYTCFNSSYYGTLLIVDPEEEYFHEEIIKLKNDILERDLSVIVFADWYNTTVMRKIKFYDENTRQWWMPDTGGANIPALNELLRDFDIVLGDKVSEGFFDMRDHRMYYASGCNIIKFPTGNHTILVERDLFDQGLDILAPDEKRQKIRSKTAILGLLQTDHTYSRVQPATPNPDPNNNMNWELDSDRSEEQQIDKDSIINKRILLGAKSFPEDDDVPNEGGEQKHDFESNALSNPELDAVKNLEDEDQDDIKQIQHPDEISQLLQEKKYNLTGEKLFMVEVPQSLLKLNEVDPSKVQQKQNESLPGSKNGRKMGGRIAVYGDSNCLDSTHLDKPCFWLLDSLLEYTMTSHITNLLKDLNSSRNNELLSDTKPPTRLANNNLHLYSKVLGPGNEKRELPRCQRLLWEPPVSLNMSSPNGYGLSERILLQQQQDLLLQQQQAGAGGPFGNEIDNSVNLFRKLESQKGELP is encoded by the exons ATGAAACTTCCAGCTGTGGGCTACAAATTATTCGCTAAATGTTTCCTTATCTTGGTCTTGTTGCTGATCAGTGATTGTACAAATCTAACAAATAGCTTAAGTAATAATAGTTCCATTGCAAGCAGCAAAAATAGATTCCCAAATCAGAATGTTAGTGGTTTGAATAGTCAGGACGGTAAAAATGTCGTAAGCGCTAATAGTAGCGATCCCATCTGCTGTGGCAATGCGGAACAAATCCGGAATTCAACTAAATCCACCCCAGAATGCCCTCCAGGGCATCGGATGGTGGTCGAATTTTCTGCCAATGTGGTACAAAACGAGTACATTGTCCAATTCAATGGGTACCATCGCAGGGCCACGCGGGAGAATTTCATTCAAACCGCGCTCAATAGATCCAAg ATCAAGCAGTGGCGCATCTTGGATCGGGCGAATCCGATGAGCGACTATCCCAGCGATTTCGATGTCCTCACGTTAAAAGATGATCCTTCAAGTGCCGCAGACGGTATCAATTTGCTCCGTTCACATCCGGCTATAAAGTCAATCTCGCCACAGCGAATGGTTCAACGGGCATTGAAATATGTTCCAATGGAGTCATCGGCAGCATCGGCAGccaatgaagaaaaagaagaggaAGAGAATTATGACACTGGGCAACCGGAAGCAGACGACGAAGAGGTGGCAGAGTttaaagaaaagtttaaaaatttcaagaggAAACTTTCAACAGATGTCAACGAGTTGAATGACAGTCGATCGAACGTAGATCATTCAATGCCACAACAAACGGTTGCATCGGCAGGTTCAGTAAATCGCCATTCGAACCGAAGGTTGCTGAGAGCGATTCCTCGTCAGATAACTTCCTTACTAAAAGCCGATGTTCTCTGGGGTATGGGTGTTACGGGAATGGGAGTTAAGGTAGCGGTTTTTGATACTGGGCTCTCGAAGAATCACCCCCATTTTAAGTCAGTAAAAGAACGAACCAACTGGACCAACGAAAAGACTTTGGACGATGGAGTAAGTCACGGAACGTTTGTGGCAGGAATCATAGCTTCGTCGAAAGAGTGTCTTGGATTTGCACCTGACTCGGAATTGCACATTTTTCGGGTATTCACAAACAATCAGGTTTCCTACACTTCTTGGTTTTTGGATGCGTTCAATTACgctattctgaaaaaaataaatgtactAAATTTAAGCATTGGTGGGCCGGATTTCTTAGATCAGCCATTTGTGGATAAGGTGTTGGAGCTTTCCGCTAATAAGGTGATAATGGTATCGGCAATTGGGAATGATGGTCCTCTGTATGGAACTTTGAACAATCCCGGTGATCAAATGGACGTGATTGGCGTAGGAGGAATGGATTACAACGATAACATTGCAAAGTTTAGTTCACGAGGAATGACCACCTGGGAGCTACCCAGTGGGTACGGTCGTATGAAACCCGATATTGTGACCTATGGAAGTCAAGTGAAGGGAAGCAATTTAAATGGAGGATGTAAATCGTTGTCTGGAACATCCGTCGCATCTCCAGTAGTGGCAGGAGCTGTTACTCTTTTAGCCAGTGGAGTAATCAACAAGTTGGACCACGTGAACCCTGCATCGATGAAACAAGCACTGATTGAAGGAGCCCAGCGATTACAGGAGAATAATATGTTCGAGCAAGGACATGGCAAgcttaatattttgaaaagtatgaaaatccTTTCAACATACAAACCAAAGGTTACCTTATCGCCACCCTATCTGGACTTTACAGAGGACTACATGTGGCCTTATACCACGCAAAGTTTATTTTACACGAGCGCTCCTTCGATAGCAAACGTGACCATTCTAAATGGGATGGGGGTGATAgggaaaataattaataaaccAACATGGCATCCGTACACCAATGAAAATGGACAAATGCTGAACATTTCGATTTCCTTTTCCGATCAATTATGGCCTTGGTCCGGCTGGATGGCAATTCATATTGGAGTTAATGAACTCGGACGCTCTTTCGAAGGCATAGCACAAGGTCACATCACGCTAACCGTTCAAAGTCCAGCTGGTCCCGGAGAAAATGAACCCAGAAATGGAACGGTCAGTTTTCCCATAAAGGTCAAGATAATTCCACAACCCCCAAGACACAAGCGTATTCTATGGGATCAGTATCATAGTCTTCGGTATCCCCCAGGGTACTTGCCCAGAgataatcttaaaattaaatctGATCCCTTGGATTGGCGAGCTGATCACATACACACTAACTTCAAAGACATGTACACTCATCTCAGAAATGCAGGTTATTACGTTGAGGTTCTCGGGGGTCCTTATACCTGCTTTAATTCGAGCTATTATGGGACGCTCTTAATTGTTGATCCCGAGGAAGAATATTTTCACGAAGAAATAATAAAGTTGAAGAATGATATCTTAGAACGAGACCTTAGTGTGATTGTCTTTGCGGATTGGTACAATACCACCgtcatgagaaaaataaaattttacgatGAAAATACTCGCCAATGGTGGATGCCAGACACCGGAGGGGCCAACATTCCAGCATTAAACGAGCTGCTCAGAGACTTCGATATAGTCTTGGGGGACAAAGTTTCCGAAGGATTTTTCGATATGCGTGATCATCGCATGTACTACGCTTCTGGATGCAATATTATTAAATTTCCCACCGGTAATCACACGATCTTGGTCGAGAGAGATCTTTTCGATCAGGGCTTAGACATTTTGGCACCTgacgaaaaacgacaaaaaattcgATCCAAAACAGCCATTCTTGGACTGCTTCAAACAGATCACACATACTCCCGAGTGCAACCTGCAACTCCTAACCCGGACCCAAACAACAATATGAACTGGGAACTTGATTCTGATCGAAGTGAAGAACAACAAATTGACAAAGATTCCATAATCAACAAACGGATTTTGCTAGGCGCCAAATCGTTCCCAGAAGACGATGATGTACCTAATGAAGGAGGAGAACAGAAACACGATTTTGAAAGCAACGCACTTAGTAACCCGGAATTGGATGCCGTAAAAAATCTCGAGGACGAGGATCAAGATGATATAAAACAAATCCAGCATCCAGACGAAATAAGTCAGTTGTTGCAAGAGAAAAAGTATAATTTGACTggtgaaaaactttttatggtTGAAGTCCCACAATCGCTGCTGAAACTTAATGAGGTTGACCCTTCAAAGGTCCAACAAAAGCAGAACGAAAGTTTGCCTGGCTCAAAAAATGGACGCAAAATGGGAGGTCGTATTGCTGTTTATGGTGACTCAAACTGTCTCGATTCGACGCATTTGGATAAGCCATGCTTTTGGCTTTTGGACTCGTTGCTGGAGTACACCATGACGTCACATATCACCAATTTGCTCAAGGACCTCAACAGCAGCCGAAACAACGAACTTCTTTCTG ACACAAAACCGCCAACCCGGTTAGCCAACAACAATCTACACCTTTATTCGAAGGTGCTGGGACCGGGCAACGAAAAACGAGAACTACCACGATGCCAGCGATTGTTGTGGGAACCGCCGGTATCGTTAAATATGTCTTCTCCGAATGGATACGGACTGAGCGAACGAATTTTGCTACAACAGCAGCAGGATCTTCTGCTGCAGCAACAACAAGCCGGAGCCGGAGGACCGTTCGGTAACGAAATCGACAATAGTGTTAACCTGTTTCGCAAACTAGAAAGTCAAAAAGGTGAG CTACCGTAA